Proteins co-encoded in one Ammospiza caudacuta isolate bAmmCau1 chromosome 16, bAmmCau1.pri, whole genome shotgun sequence genomic window:
- the NKX2-5 gene encoding homeobox protein Nkx-2.5, protein MFPSPVTSTPFSVKDILNLEQQQHSLGSMELAALASPSCMLAAFKQEAFGSEPPALPDLRDELPEPPPGKAAAAFPGSCYGKSFVEMDSAKADKKELCSLHKSLEQEKRDLEDPERPRQRKRRKPRVLFSQAQVYELERRFKQQKYLSAPERDHLANVLKLTSTQVKIWFQNRRYKCKRQRQDQTLEMVGIPPPRRIAVPVLVRDGKPCLGESSPYSSPYNVSINPYSYNAYPAYSNYNSPACNANYNCSYPSMQPMQPSAPANNFMNFGVGDLNSVQAPIPQGNAGISTLHGIRAW, encoded by the exons ATGTTCCCTAGCCCTGTGACCAGCACGCCCTTCTCGGTGAAGGATATTCTGAacttggagcagcagcagcacagcctgggctccaTGGAGCTGGCCGCGCTGGCCTCCCCGTCCTGCATGCTGGCCGCCTTCAAGCAGGAGGCGTTCGGCTCCGagcccccggccctgcccgaCCTGCGGGACGAGCTGCCCGAGCCGCCCCCCGGCAAAGCCGCGGCCGCCTTCCCCGGCTCCTGCTACGGGAAAAGCTTCGTGGAGATGGACTCGGCCAAGGCGGACAAGAAAG AACTGTGTTCCCTACACaagagcctggagcaggagaaaagagaCCTGGAAGACCCCGAGCGCCCCagacagaggaagaggaggaaaccTCGCGTCCTCTTTTCTCAAGCCCAAGTGTACGAACTGGAGAGAAGGTTCAAGCAGCAGAAATACCTCTCGGCCCCGGAGAGGGACCACCTAGCGAACGTCCTAAAGCTCACCTCCACGCAGGTGAAAATTTGGTTCCAGAACCGGCGGTACAAATGCAAAAGGCAGAGACAGGACCAGACGCTGGAGATGGTGGGGATCCCTCCCCCGCGGCGGATCGCCGTGCCCGTGCTGGTGCGCGATGGGAAGCCGTGCCTGGGGGAATCCTCCCCCTACAGCTCGCCCTACAATGTCAGCATCAACCCCTACAGCTACAACGCCTACCCCGCGTACAGCAACTACAACAGCCCCGCCTGCAACGCCAACTACAACTGCAGCTACCCCTCCATGCAGCCCATGCAGCCCTCGGCGCCCGCCAACAACTTCATGAACTTCGGCGTGGGGGACTTGAATTCGGTGCAGGCGCCCATCCCGCAGGGCAACGCGGGCATCTCCACCTTGCACGGCATCCGAGCCTGGTGA
- the STC2 gene encoding stanniocalcin-2, which produces MCAELGGKLLLLAPALLLALLLASARAAAGTEATHPPEGPQDRTPQQKGRLSLQNTAEIQHCLVNAGDVGCGVFECFENNSCEIRGLHEICMTFLHNAGKFDAQGKSFIKDALKCKAHALRHKFSCISRKCPAIKEMVFQLQRECYLKHDLCSAAKENVQVIVEMIHFKDLLQHEPYVDLVNILLTCGEEVKKAITRSVQAQCEQNWGSLCSILSFCTSAVHGDDRKAGEGSRAAAGRGDMAAHADAEHRESPRAAKAERGTKGHSNARVKAGGHAPKGAHGILDRADELSDFSDIRR; this is translated from the exons ATGTGCGCGGAGCTCGGcggaaagctgctgctgctggccccggcgctgctgctggccctgctgctggccagcgCCCGGGCGGCCGCGGGCACTGAGGCCACGCACCCGCCGGAGGGGCCGCAGGACAGGACCCCGCAGCAGAAGGGGCGCCTGTCCCTGCAGAACACAG CTGaaatccagcactgcctggtCAATGCTGGCGATGTGGGATGTGGAGTGTTTGAATGCTTTGAGAACAATTCCTGCGAGATCCGAGGCTTACACGAGATCTGCATGACATTCCTGCACAACGCTGGAAAATTCGATGCCCAG gGAAAATCCTTCATTAAAGACGCTCTGAAGTGTAAGGCTCATGCCTTGAGGCATAAATTCAGCTGCATCAGCCGTAAGTGCCCTGCCATTAAAGAGATGGTGTTCCAGTTACAGCGGGAGTGCTACCTGAAGCATgacctctgctctgctgccaaggAGAACGTCCAGGTCATTGTGGAGATGATTCACTTCAAAGACCTGCTGCAGCATGA GCCTTACGTTGACCTAGTGAACATCCTGCTGACCTGCGGCGAGGAGGTGAAAAAGGCAATAACCAGGAGCGTCCAGGCCCAGTGCGAGCAGAACTGGGGAAGCCTCTGCTCCATCCTGAGCTTCTGCACCTCGGCCGTGCACGGGGACGACAGGAAGGCgggggaaggcagcagggccGCTGCAGGCCGCGGGGACATGGCAGCCCACGCTGACGCCGAGCACAGGGAGAGCCCACGAGCAGCCAAGGCAGAGAGAGGTACCAAGGGCCACTCCAACGCCCGGGTCAAAGCTGGGGGCCACGCTCCCAAAGGGGCCCACGGCATCCTGGACCGGGCAGACGAACTGTCCGACTTCTCCGACATCCGGAGGTGA